One stretch of Miscanthus floridulus cultivar M001 chromosome 18, ASM1932011v1, whole genome shotgun sequence DNA includes these proteins:
- the LOC136524431 gene encoding probable L-ascorbate peroxidase 8, chloroplastic encodes MVCGLINAFELIQPIKDKYPGITYVDLFQLASAMAIEEAGGPKIPMKYGRVDVTAAEQCPPEGRLPNAGPRDPAEHLREVFYRMGLDDKEIVALSGAHTLGRARPDRSGWGKPETKYTKDGPGEPGGQSWIVEWLKWL; translated from the exons ATGGTGTGTG GTCTGATTAATGCATTTGAGCTTATCCAACCTATCAAGGACAAATACCCAGGTATCACTTACGTAGATTTGTTCCAGTTAGCAAGTGCTATGGCAATTGAG GAAGCTGGTGGCCCAAAAATTCCAATGAAATATGGGCGGGTTGATGTCACAGCAGCTGAGCAGTGTCCACCTGAAGGGAGGCTTCCTA ACGCTGGCCCACGTGATCCGGCTGAACACCTTAGGGAGGTATTCTATAGAATGGGCCTTGATGACAAG GAAATTGTTGCACTATCTGGAGCACATACACTTGGAAGAGCAAGGCCTGACCGGAGTGGCTGGGGAAAACCAGAAACAAAATATACC AAGGATGGGCCTGGTGAGCCTGGAGGGCAATCATGGATAGTTGAGTGGTTGAAGTGGCTTTAG
- the LOC136524432 gene encoding uncharacterized protein, with translation MEMPSFDDVFGSNVENTEVDYFGISPEDGNGQCGTGSYFGISPEGQNVVEQASQSTKGSKKRSKNFTLKEDNMLVEAWLEVSLDAVQGVDQPRATYWQRIHDYFHEHKDFQSDSIQNRNQSGVTEQDEHEQKWTDQRPAKKQKSSSREGPRSCTPETNESHLGDEEQGPSHTSPRKGRPIGKKKEKDRRGKNLVAHGENLYMEAMENMWLKRQKAEELREIRKKERNDQRLAVETRRLELKQEVENRKLDLKQRELQLKQRQDDEKVMNMDLSSLSERQQIFYKTMQDQIIAPLGGGAL, from the exons ATGGAAATGCCCAGCTTCGATGATGTTTTTGGGAGCAATGTGGAAAACACCGAGGTTGATTATTTTGGTATCTCACCTGAAGATGGAAATGGCCAATGTGGCACAGGGTCTTATTTTGGTATCTCACCTGAAGGACAGAATGTTGTTGAACAAGCCTCTCAGTCTACGAAAGGAAGCAAGAAGAGATCAAAAAATTTCACTTTAAAAGAGGATAACATGTTGGTGGAAGCATGGCTAGAAGTAAGCTTGGATGCAGTTCAAGGCGTCGACCAACCTCGTGCTACCTATTGGCAACGAATTCATGATTACTTCCATGAGCACAAGGATTTTCAATCTGATT CGATTCAAAATAGAAACCAAAGCGGTGTGACTGAACAAGATGAG CATGAACAAAAGTGGACTGACCAAAGACCTGCAAAAAAACAGAAGTCATCTTCCAGGGAAGGTCCAAGGTCGTGTACTCCTGAAACCAATGAAAGTCATCTTGGTGATGAAGAGCAGGGTCCCAGCCATACTTCACCAAGGAAAGGTAGGCCTATTGGTAAAAAGAAGGAGAAAGATCGCCGAGGTAAAAATCTTGTCGCTCATGGAGAAAACCTATACATGGAAGCAATGGAAAATATGTGGCTCAAGAGACAGAAGGCCGAAGAGTTGAGAGAGATTAGGAAAAAAGAGCGTAATGATCAAAGATTAGCTGTAGAGACTAGAAGGCTTGAACTGAAGCAAGAAGTAGAGAATAGGAAGCTTGATCTGAAGCAACGAGAactacaactgaaacaaaggCAGGACGATGAGAAAGTGATGAATATGGATCTTAGTTCTTTGAGTGAACGGCAACAAATATTCTACAAGACAATgcaagatcagatcattgctccTCTTGGTGGTGGAGCACTTTGA
- the LOC136524433 gene encoding uncharacterized protein, which produces MSRLSRLDSSSSSDDDDEPELILSALHQAHTQYLALNNPRWGGSIPGRNYIHKERESGHFRLYNDYFSEHPTYGESIFRRRFRMARPLFLRIMQAIEQHDNYFVQKRDRCGRLGLSCLQKVTAALMMISYGVPADFMDQYIRIGESTTLESLKRFVIAVVEVFGGEYLRSPNEHDTARLLAIGERRGFPGMLAEGEAPQVNFIINDHNYTMGYYLADGIYPKWETFVKTITNPHGNKRKYFAKAQEAVRKDVERAFGVLQARFAIVRGPARSWDKETLREIMTACVIMHNMIVEDERNEEDDFHYKGIGQLVRPTQREVRNRTHELHEFMQAHHNIRNMETHSQLKEDLIEHLWQRHADLY; this is translated from the exons ATGAGTCGTCTCTCTCGCTTAGattcatcctcatcttcagatgatgatgatgagcctgaGCTCATCCTTAGTGCATTACACCAAGCCCACACTCAATATCTAGCTTTGAATAATCCACGTTGGGGAGGTTCTATACCTGGCCGGAACTATATTCATAAAGAAAGAGAAAGTGGCCATTTTAGACTCTACAATGACTATTTCTCGGAGCATCCAACCTATGGGGAATCTATATTCCGACGCAG GTTTAGAATGGCCCGTCCTTTGTTTCTTCGCATAATGCAAGCTATAGAACAACATGACAATTATTTTGTGCAAAAAAGAGATAGATGTGGACGACTTGGGTTATCATGTTTGCAGAAGGTTACTGCAGCATTGATGATGATTAGTTATGGAGTACCGGCAGATTTTATGGATCAATATATTCGCATTGGTGAAAGTACGACCCTAGAGAGTCTTAAAAGGTTTGTTATAGCTGTAGTCGAAGTGTTTGGAGGTGAATACTTAAGATCTCCAAATGAGCATGATACTGCCAGATTACTTGCAATAGGTGAGCGCAGAGGTTTTCCAGGAATGCTTG CCGAAGGGGAGGCTCCTCAAGTTAATTTTATCATCAATGATCATAATTATACAATGGGGTATTATCTAGCAGATGGTATATATCCCAAGTGGGAAACATTTGTAAAGACCATAACTAATCCGCATGGCAATAAGAGGAAATACTTCGCCAAGGCACAAGAAGCAGTACGGAAGGATGTGGAACGAGCCTTTGGTGTTTTACAAGCTCGTTTTGCCATTGTTCGTGGGCCAGCTCGTAGCTGGGATAAAGAAACACTTAGAGAAATTATGACAGCTTGTGTCATTATGCATAACATGATAGTCGAAGATGAGAGAAATGAAGAAGACGACTTCCACTACAAGGGTATTGGCCAGCTAGTGAGACCTACACAGCGTGAAGTTCGTAATCGCACACATGAGCTACATGAGTTCATGCAAGCTCATCACAATATTAGAAACATGGAAACCCACAGCCAGCTTAAGGAGGACCTAATTGAGCATCTTTGGCAACGTCATGCAGACTTGTACTAA